Part of the Coriobacteriaceae bacterium genome is shown below.
GGAAACATGGGGCAGATTGCCGCAGCCCAACCCCACCTAGGCGCCAATCGCACGACGATACTCTGCCATTACCTGCGCATCGGCAGCTGCGGGGTCGGCAAAATAGCGCCCGTCATAGGTCTCGGCCGAAACAACTCCGCGATAGCCGCGCGCCACCAGCCTATCCAGGTCAGCGCGCATATCGCGGTCGCCGTCACCCCAGGCAAGATGCGTCGTGCCATCTGCCGCAACATCGACAAAATGCACGTGGGCGACATCATCGCCAAGCAGATCGAAGTAATCGTCGATGGTATCCCCCGCCACCGCCATGGCGCCCATATCCAGACACGCCTTAAGTGCCGGATGATCAACTGCCTCGATCATGCGCTTCGTATCGGCCGCCGAGTTCACGATCATCGACTCAACCGGCTGTAGGGCTTCGAGCACCAGTCGCACGCCGCGTTCTCCCGCATGCTCGGCAATCGCACGCAGCATCGAGGCGCTGCGACCCCACGCGTCCTCGATCGGCTCGTTCAAAAATGCCCAGCCGCTCGAGACCATGACCTGCTCGGCTCCAAGTTCCGCCGCGATATCCACAACGTTCTTAAAGTACGCGAGCGTGCGGGCACGCGCCTCATTCCCGCGCGCCGCGATATTCCACGGCTTGGGGTTGTTCTGTTCGGGACAAAGTCCCACAATCCGAA
Proteins encoded:
- a CDS encoding sugar phosphate isomerase/epimerase; this encodes MEYPQLAVMNISHRYFDLEEFFSSAAASGYTCCELWTGAMHLYVDCHGYDSLEQVRELSQRYGVRIVGLCPEQNNPKPWNIAARGNEARARTLAYFKNVVDIAAELGAEQVMVSSGWAFLNEPIEDAWGRSASMLRAIAEHAGERGVRLVLEALQPVESMIVNSAADTKRMIEAVDHPALKACLDMGAMAVAGDTIDDYFDLLGDDVAHVHFVDVAADGTTHLAWGDGDRDMRADLDRLVARGYRGVVSAETYDGRYFADPAAADAQVMAEYRRAIGA